Genomic window (Argopecten irradians isolate NY chromosome 2, Ai_NY, whole genome shotgun sequence):
GTGTccttaaaaaattgtttttgttttttattttgtttaggaCCAGTTATATGAAAAATCTTCATCTACCTTCGCTAACCAAGCGTATTTGGTGCGATATTCTCCCGACACAAGACGAGTATCATATTGAATACAGATTTATCACATCTCACCATTGTTACTACAATGGAGCTAATTCACGTTCCACGCGATACCAAATAGCGTTTGTGCGttactagtatctccagtggtgatggaatgtaACTATTTTGCAATTTTCCCGCTGAGATGACGTTAGCGCGGAATATCATCTTTTTACACCATTCCACCACTACAGaaacaatagtatacatatacatatacataagcAACCCTGAAGGATTGGATAGAAGAATCTTTAAACTTCGGTCACATGATATACGAATTTAGATATCTTTTGGTGTATATCGCTTTGGACAACCCGatttaaaaaatagatataatgaaGAGACATGTTTGAGAGCGGATGAAACAAATTTCGATTCATAATATTAACAATTTCTCTTTGAATTCGATATTGAAACATTTAATTTGTAACGTATGTCACTCATCTTTGTGTGTCtaaataaagaaattatatatatccaGCCGCTATAAGTTGGCCATTGTCAAATATACCAAATGGTATCGCCAGTTCTTTCAACGTCATTTGTTAAGCCATTTAAgaatgtattcttctgaggtttcagtcccgttgaagtctcgtttcgacaaagatgttatgagattttcaaatatattttatcaatatctgttgcaagttgccagatgcaaattttgtcaaaaaattacatttctattttcagtagattttttttatacagggattttaagaaatggcccatttggcggccattttgaaattgtgtctttttcctctttgagtagagccatagtttagccattttttactgaaattgtttttatttaaatcaccattgcaccagcatttttagctgtatcgagctaatttttgctgttaatctttactaggttcgtggttattgaaatattgagcattattgCGTGAAGTGATACGCTTTTgccactttatttttacatttaatggtagtttgagcacttttattttttactctaaaatactgaaaattaacacatattcaaatgaggcaaaaaagtaagcacactgaccccccatttttctgcctaatttagaaagaacaacccattccctattgatatgcaaaatattaacaaaagtctaataccacaactgtttctataaagggtgaaatttggcaaaaatggctgaaaatggtgtattttgtagctcaaaattaagggataggagtagcatatgttgttattctgagaaaaaaattgagtcttattaatcaaaacttgtatatttttaaagaagactacaggaaaataaattcttcaaacttcCATACACATCAAACATCTCaattatggctttaaacagGCGTCCTCCCCtgtatggtcaaaacggcaaaaatccccaaaaaatctaagattttgtcaacttggtatctttgagtgacaatagctcaaaaacaagcacaccgacatatgttttttcttccattttcttgtatggtatgaactcctatttccaaaaatctatatgagaaaaaaagtttaatacaagaaaattttgacttctcagaggtgtacatccaaACATCTCaattatggctttaaacaggcgtcctcccctgtatgtggTGTATTGTATGTGAATGTGTGTATGTACTAGGAAATCTGGATTTATCAtcgtttatatacatatttgagACAAGATATATCTGGGGTTGTTATCCCTATCTCTAAATCAACGATCTGTGTAGTTTTGTTCTTTGTTACTTAATGcgcaaattttgttttttcaatATGGGTAGTTATCTTCGATCTCTTTGTTCATATACACGTAAATGGACACTGTAGTTGATTTGTTTTATCTCTGTGtctcaaaatacatgtatagtcaaTTTGTGATGAAATATAGTGAGTTAGTAAATATTTCCCTATGAACAAAATGACTAATGTTCAATTGCCGTATTGCACGTTTAAACTAATGTGAGGCAAAATCATGAACCAAACTCAAGTCAAGATTACTCGATATCATGGCGAATGAGAGTCCCAAAATACAGATTTTTGTTTGAATCAATGCTGAATTATCAGGTGTTCCAAACAAGAAAGAGTATTTACAGATAAAATTCAGGTTaagacacatttaaaaaaatctaaaatgtaATTTACGTTTGTGTCAAAGGAATCGATAGCCAATAAAAAGATTTTCGACAatgaagtaaataaaaaaaaaaccatatcaATCGTACTTGCacatttattattgtttttctatcaaaataaaGACCATATTAGGATCAGtatattaatgtaaaataaataatacattgaGAGAAGTAAGCGAGGGTCAAGTAAAGCGTACATATAGGACACACGAACGCACGGGACGTTAGGTAGGTTTACTaagctgatatatatatatatcaccagtatttagtaaaatgataataatgagTAATAAAAACAACAGGTTTTCTAAAATTGAAACCCTGTGACTATATAGATAATAGAGTGACAATGAAGATGGCGGTAAACAACAATGGGTCCGGTAACACAGACCGTGCAGACGACACTCGGCACATAAGACTGTCGAACCTGaagtaaacaaaaacatgtcattattttgtgtgttttcaattgtatttttttttttttgttaaaatcattTAGCTTTATTTCGTGGTGGTTACGCATGAGGATACTGCAAACGTGGACATTTACGCGATGGGGAATTTTCGCGAATTATACGAAGGTTGCAAAACCCCGCgttatattttgtacatgtataaactttgTTGATAAAAGTATGAAAGCGTATCTatcgcgaaaataacaacaccgtGAAAGTTTTGTGTATACAATAGTGAAATTAAGCACTCGCAAAAATATCCATGTGACAGCATGAAGGTACCACAATCAGGGTAACATTTTACTATTAGTCAATCAGTGCGTCCTATTATTGTGGAATTTTCTATTGGAAGTTCAGACGGAGGCATGTCATTGCAGAGGAAAATAATCTAAGACACAATAGCAAGGAGAGCTTTGGCTTAGTGATTGATATGCCACTAAAGGACGTAAAATGGTAAggcaaaaaaatgtctgtttaggatgacattggcaaaaaaatagggtcggcaggtcgggaggattttttttttttttttagtgtctttcactctaaaacaAATGCCGAAACCAGTGTCTGACATCGAAAtcacgacttttaattttttttttcgtagaaaagtggaaaaaattagggtcgggggtaaaagaTTAAGGTCGGTCACGTAactctaaacagacatattatttttattggcCTAATTTGTCTAAGCatggttgtttttgttgaatttgatCTACGCGTATTATGAAGGTTACGGTAATTAGAACAACCATGTAAACTATTGAAAATAACGTTATTTGAATTTCCGTGACGGTATTTTTTCTGTATTGTTTAATCCCCATCCCCATTAGTCAACGCAATATGGCTGTTCATCACCTGTAGGGGCTTCTGTCATCTAAACGTACCTCTGATCAATTTATCTTTAGATGTCCAGATGTCCAtcgaaaatatcatattaatcaTAGTGAGGtgttatcatatatatgtttttattcaaaCTCAGATatacaatatcaaaacaatatctCTAACTATCAATGACAAGGAAGAATTTGTCTTCCAATTAATAGATAGATATTCATAATAACTAGACTAGTTTATGAACGTCACTTTACCAGTTTCTAAAACTACTAACTTGATTATTGACTCTGTTGCGTATAAATCTTGCTATCGAAGGGGGATAACTCCATCAAAGAAGAGAGAGAAAAACGTATTTTTATAATCGTTATCATTTAGaaagagtttttattttttgaaataaacTCACCGACTATATAATCCCTGTTGCTTTTTCTCGTACTCCCGATCCATGAGATAGCCCTCGAACCATCTCTTCCTATCCCTGAATGGGTATTCGAACCCTTGTTTACAGTCACACCGGTACGCTCCCCTTGTCATGCCGTAACCAGGGATCTGACGACACTGGTTACACAACAAAAACAGGTGTTATAACAAACAGTGGAATTGAAGTGTCACTGTGACTTGGAAATACTATCTATATTCTATCAAGGTAATCTGTAATACATCTTCTGCATTGCGGATTGCTAATTGCCAATTAATTCCACGGTAATTTCACCTGTTGTTTACATCAAAACATAAGTATATAGTCCGATTTCGCCATTAAAGGATGCTAGCAGGCTACACGTTTAGATAGgcttaaaatgaaaaaaaaatgtggaGGCCAGAAGAAAAACAGCTTTAGGGAGACAGTAACTGCAAtttttgtgataacatttaGTTTGTTTCCCAATGGCTGCGATTATACAATGTAACGATAAGAGAGGGGGAAAGTTCTCAAAACTATTGATCTCAAAGTAGCGAATCCGATCCTGATGCATATTTCTTTGAATccaaatattataaataattctTTTAGACCCAGTATTCTTCTGTACttggtcactaacaaactgtgtaacgaaTTTATCTTGTCGACGGTTCTTtgaaatataaagataaaaaataacttttaatgttataaaacaacaaaataactCAGACCTTATGCAATATATTTCTCACCGAATGACTCAAATACGTTGATATGGTTCATTTACGTTTTAcattttttagaaataattcTAACTAGGCGATTACCTTTGCTTTCCATAATGTCGTCAGCGTAAACTTTCACTAACTTTATGCAAAGCATTTCTTGGTCGCCATCATTTTGCTGACAACGTTACGATCTCGTTAGGAGCAAAGAACGACAACTGTACTAACCTATTATGTCTGTAATTATGTCATTTTAACCTATAGGAATTATTGTCTGTGATGGGCTAATGCATCATATATTGGCAAtctcgtatcatataatgagcACATCAATGATATAAGGCAGCTATGACTTTCTATATTCCTACATCGGCCAGATGATGCTGGGACGGTATAGCTTACCTTTGTGGACTGGGCGTGGCACTTGGCCGTGTTCTTGAAGGCATTGGCAACATAGAATGGCTGTGGACATTGGGTTATCTCCAGTAGATCTAGTGGAACGTCTACTGTCACAACACCACTGAAAAATAATCGTAATATATTTCTAGATATTCAAGAGAGACACAAGGATATCAGTTCAAgattttgcaattttaatttcaaacaaagaAGATGTCAAAGGGATAAAACATGGGGTATTGCATATAAAGGTCTTCTCCCTGAGGATATTAGTCGGAAAGAAATCGCTCAAAACTAGAGACGTGTTATAGTAAACTATAGAAACGAATATAAAGGAGGATAACACTCATTTGTTATGACCAagaaatgtatttgtttccttAAATATGTGCATTTAGTTACATTTCTTCACAAACATTTTGTTCGCATTTAAATTGGAAAAACAAAGTATTTGACATCTGAACCCATATTTAACACAAATTCTTGGAAATTCAACACTAAATATGCATTCAGGTGATCAAGCATTTGTCTTTGTTTAAATAGGTGAacagaaacaaattttgaaagaaattattCCAGCGCAGTGTTTTCTTCCCTAAGGATGTTTTCGTTTATGATTATTccctaatttatttttttatgtattcttTGTTTTCACTGAACATACTCTATGTTGTTGTGATATTTAGTGATAGATAAATAGACCATACCCATGCGACCTTGAACTACAGACAAGATAAGTTCATGTTTAACTCATATGATTACTTTATTATTACTTACGCAAAACGCAGCAATTCGAATGGTCGTTCCATTCTAAAGAATGGCAATACGTATGTCAGAACCCATGTATCAATATTTCCATCACATTTAAACGTCGGTCCAACCCAGATCCCAGCTGCGTAGTCTGGTGCTTGGTACGTTACgggaaaatattcaaatttaacaGAATCGTTTCCCGCTGCATCTGTTCTAACCATCGGTCGCATTTTGTAGTATTTAAGTGACTCTGTGTTAGTGTACCAGCGTTCTCGTGCACGTCTGTACCAATGTTCATAAACATATGGTCTATGTAAACCTGCAGTGTCTATGGCATATGTCACTCCCTTCTTTTGAAAGGCAATTGGCCCGAAAAACTTTCTTTTCGAACCGTCCATATTTTCAAACACGTAAGGTTCATAATAAACGCCACTTGACAAAATTTTATGATCCGCCATCACGTTTGCTATGACTTCACCAAACATGTGTTCCTGGTGAATTCTTCCACCGCCCCGAATCCAGCCGAACCTTTCATCGGgatttatgttttgatgaaaattgCTGAGAAAATGTGACAGACGTAATGCAGTTCTACCCTGAGACTCGAACTGCGTGTCTGCTCCATACGCTACATCCCCGGAAAGCTGTAACGTGTTTTCTGACAATGTCTTGCAGTTTGTTGCTGAAACCATCTTTATCTGTCGAAATATCCTCATCATTTTATCTTGAGAAGACTGTTGGAACTGTAGAAGTGAACCAGATCGTTTGGTTCTGATCTTCGTAGTCTGTTGTTCCGTTTGGCCTTTAGATGATGTGTTTGAACTGCTAAAGAATCCAGCATCTGTGGATGGGCGTCCTCCTGGACCAACAACCGGCAATACACGCAAATCTGTAAGATTAAaagtatacaaacaaacaaaaaagacaaaatttgaTAATTGCATTTTTATCCCTCAATCCAAACACGTTAACCAAATATGTTTCATTTGAAAGTCGTAATAACTAAACGACATCTGATGTTTTGAAACTATAACGATTGTATTTACCCACCCTGACTTCGTTTCGGGAAGTATCCGAAAGATTACACTAATTTCTTATTTCCAGTTAGAGAAAAATACAGTTAGCATCTTTTATCTGTACGAGATGGTActacaataacaaacaaacaatgtcaTTGTTCATGAATGTTTACGTTGAATAGTTTCCTCACATTATGCTAAATGATTTTTGCTAAATGATGCTAAAAGTAATTACAGAATGTGAGAGGTACAAATCTGTATAGCGTATGGTATGCGAAACATCTTTCATCGTAAGTGAAAACACACCTTACAATCGTGCTGTTAAGttggtttttttatttccagGTCGACCGTTTTTGACAACATGAGCAGGGCTAATGCTCCATTATTCGAAAGATAATCTTCAACCCCAACGGAAGGGAAAGTCATACTTCAAAGACTACAAGGCAGACTTTTACTTACACTGGGTACGAAGGCATGTAAAGCCGGCCATGTACTCATCATAGGTGGCTTGTTCCACGTTGTATCCTTTGTAGTTCCGCTCGAATGACGGTGGGAGATAAAATCCGGACCTACAGGAACAGGTGTAACAATCCCGTCGGAATCCTTGTCCGGCTCGGTGTTTACACTAGAATCAAAAAGAAAGTCGAAATTGGTCGAAGACTTTACATTGTCATTCTACCAATAGCTAAGGCATGTTTGCATATTTCTatgttttttcataaataattggGATTTGGTTTTCTTTATTGGTTGATGTCCAAAATAATGACGAATGAAATTATGTATAAACGATGAGGTCCTAGATTAAAATTTCTTGGACTTCATCGTTTCAACATAATGTCATTTGTCATCGTTTTGGATatcaaaaataatcttttatggTATAATCTTATGGCAGTCTGTACATATATTCACAAAGAGGGGGACTGGAAATAGATGCTGGAATAATACCATTATTATGAAGGGCTAGATGCAAAggaattattattgttttgcattttttctcAATCAGTAatgataatagataaatatataattgttagagtcttaattttatatatgattttactgtatagtatGAAACCAGATCACTTAAGAAAACCAATCAAGGCAATTGTGAGCTTCGGATATATTCCAATATTCCCTCGATTCTTGAATTAAATCCATATTGCAGTATTTCCGTAGCTAACAGTGTGTATATGTACCCGTGTCGAGTCTCTACACTTCGCTATTCCGGCGAGGTAACTGGGTCCGGGGTTGCCCATACCAACAGCACAGGGGTTGAAATCTACCTCCTTAAAATCAATGTCCATCGCAATCACACCAACAAACCTGAACACAAAATAGCAAACACTATAGATTATAAAACTCTCTAAGATTAATAAACATTACTACAGGTGTTCAAGATGCTATATATACGAtataaacaccaaatattgttcaaatgatgagtatgctctgtcagcggtggagcatctttaaatcatgtttcgtttttatatcatatttatcatatttgcaTCTACATCAATATAAATGGAATTAATCCAAAGTACACATAAAAGGCCTTATCCTAAAATCAGAGCATTCGCATGATCCTAAAGTTTTATGCGTATTTAGCAAATGGTAAATATCGTTAACTGAAAGAAATTCATAATTCGTAAAGATCTATCTAAGACTCCAGCTAGGACAATTCTAATGGACAAGCAAGCATTCCTAAATTGACA
Coding sequences:
- the LOC138315184 gene encoding uncharacterized protein, translating into MTSDVVAVFVTMFIVTCMASHVFDWLKPDKFDELDDKMVAVHEDNCRSKSQADMLFPPDTISQIPKFNKLKHRIFYKNRTSLLHLHNMALNRAFFYSYILQKINTSDNFHLQPNIHYLYMSVTADVNANPSGINGSALYFDQNCYYPNWFTERDFNATVPLFGPRAWRWDDTEDADNFLREPTRKVAFVDDVGTGHDKNYTSEAFKMNPWYKFWLPDKDPALDSAQKFTYGTGIKYSNETGKFIHDEFQIFNFFGPNSPGQEVEDDTLLPVRFTRPYFDCGRSNKWVASAVSPVVDYMPRYLNWTHMRRPRFVGVIAMDIDFKEVDFNPCAVGMGNPGPSYLAGIAKCRDSTRCKHRAGQGFRRDCYTCSCRSGFYLPPSFERNYKGYNVEQATYDEYMAGFTCLRTQYLRVLPVVGPGGRPSTDAGFFSSSNTSSKGQTEQQTTKIRTKRSGSLLQFQQSSQDKMMRIFRQIKMVSATNCKTLSENTLQLSGDVAYGADTQFESQGRTALRLSHFLSNFHQNINPDERFGWIRGGGRIHQEHMFGEVIANVMADHKILSSGVYYEPYVFENMDGSKRKFFGPIAFQKKGVTYAIDTAGLHRPYVYEHWYRRARERWYTNTESLKYYKMRPMVRTDAAGNDSVKFEYFPVTYQAPDYAAGIWVGPTFKCDGNIDTWVLTYVLPFFRMERPFELLRFAGVVTVDVPLDLLEITQCPQPFYVANAFKNTAKCHAQSTKCRQIPGYGMTRGAYRCDCKQGFEYPFRDRKRWFEGYLMDREYEKKQQGLYSRFDSLMCRVSSARSVLPDPLLFTAIFIVTLLSI